The Ascaphus truei isolate aAscTru1 chromosome 3, aAscTru1.hap1, whole genome shotgun sequence genome includes a region encoding these proteins:
- the FOXN1 gene encoding forkhead box protein N1 — protein sequence MESDKDDYSPLENNTMVNSQSGFVPSQELVTSSIMQDQSNMKFASGSLDSDCSPTHQQDEGMLDQTGSSCLQIDTGSYGGQTHNCDSQGERKNSDSSLSPNLSPQDHIHVGFPTSKTSPNEEFRRYSCEDTTARSYSKYIKGRNQYHPYKRQFSDVFPDTLHPLALAERPFKNMDGIESFEVVSGQSGPEDTEHFATHVPDISAETTWCNSLQYNSTHDEGSQMMLGSEVKLKPTSLIMRQQEKEQRMYWSQSPTQQMYCTPQTFPQYSSGGNYPVTYISSPHYPYQRIAPQAGLESQQPLYPKPIYSYSILIFMALKNSKTGSLPVSEIYNFMTEHFPYFKTAPDGWKNSVRHNLSLNKCFEKVENKSGSSSRKGCLWALNPAKIDKMQEELQKWKRKDPVTVRKSMAKPEDLDKLIGDRTEKLRSTLMACNGAGLANASAMQLSIHAPLCEPTISSPVPTSLQTMHDVSGSLHCKKQLAGHQPPCYTSLPHGFPQISPAMIQQSHGISQNHFSSPNNQRELRAQSINPQDSPIPAHTPPLHNMEMLTDHSPTRTMQDNLIEGELSNDIDALNPSLTDFELQGNLWEELKDDSLAMDPLNLMSSSPTPPHYFLHTGNGIGSNNEINSPGSNSHVGLGDIHLTTVYSSFMELDTPMPSYLNASGTKHVAIA from the exons GTTTTGTGCCCAGCCAGGAATTGGTAACTTCATCAATAATGCAAGACCAGTCAAACATGAAGTTTGCTTCCGGATCTCTGGATAGTGACTGCTCCCCCACCCACCAGCAAGATGAGGGGATGCTGGATCAAACAGGCTCCTCATGCTTGCAGATT GATACAGGCAGCTATGGCGGCCAAACCCACAATTGTGACAGCCAGGGCGAAAGAAAGAATTCAGACTCTTCGCTGAGCCCCAATCTGTCACCCCAAGATCACATCCATGTGGGATTCCCCACAAGCAAAACATCTCCCAACGAGGAATTCAGAAGGTATAGCTGTGAAGACACCACAGCAAGGAGCTACAGCAAATACATCAAGGGCAGAAATCAGTATCATCCGTACAAGAGGCAATTCAGTGACGTTTTCCCAGATACTCTACATCCTCTGGCGCTTGCTGAGCGACCTTTTAAAAACATGGATGGGATAGAGAGTTTTGAAGTCGTCTCTGGACAATCAGGCCCAGAAGATACAGAGCACTTTGCCACACACGTTCCTGATATCTCAGCTGAGACAACATGGTGTAATTCCCTGCAGTACAACTCAACTCATGATGAAGGTTCACAGATGATG ctggGGTCAGAGGTGAAACTGAAGCCCACATCTTTGATCATGCGCCAACAGGAAAAAGAGCAAAGGATGTACTGgtcccagtcacccacacaacaGATGTACTGCACTCCACAGACATTTCCCCAG tATTCCTCAGGAGGTAACTATCCCGTGACATACATTTCCTCGCCACACTATCCTTACCAAAGGATTGCCCCACAAGCCGGCCTggagtcccagcagcctctgtaTCCAAAACCCATCTATTCCTACAG CATTCTGATATTTATGGCATTGAAGAATAGTAAGACTGGGAGCCTGCCTGTGAGTGAGATTTACAATTTCATGACCGAACACTTCCCTTATTTCAAG ACAGCTCCAGATGGGTGGAAGAACTCTGTGCGTCACAACCTGTCCCTGAACAAGTGCTTTGAAAAAGTAGAGAACAAATCTGGTAGTTCTTCCAGAAAGGGATGTTTATGGGCCCTAAACCCAGCCAAAATTGACAAGATGCAAGAGGAACTACAAAAGTGGAAAAGAAAAGATCCCGTGACTGTGAGAAAGAGCATGGCAAAGCCAG AAGATCTTGATAAACTAATAGGAGACAGAACGGAAAAGCTGAGATCTACACTTATGGCTTGTAATGGAGCTGGTCTTGCAAACGCATCTGCAATGCAGTTGTCTATCCACGCACCCCTGTGTGAACCAACCATTTCCTCTCCTGTGCCTACATCCCTGCAAACAATGCATGATGTTTCAGGATCTCTGCATTGTAAGAAGCAACTTGCAGGGCATCAGCCACCATGTTATACTTCACTACCACATGGTTTCCCACAAATCTCGCCGGCTATGATACAGCAGTCCCATGGGATCTCTCAGAATCATTTTTCATCACCTAATAACCAAAGAGAACTGAGAGCACAATCCATTAATCCCCAGGACTCTCCGATTCCTGCCCACACCCCACCTCTTCACAACATGGAGATGTTAACAGATCACTCTCCAACCAGAACAATGCAAGATAATCTTATAGAAGGGGAGCTGAGCAACGACATTGACGCCCTCAATCCCTCCCTTACGGACTTTGAGCTACAAG GGAATCTCTGGGAAGAGCTTAAGGATGACAGCCTGGCTATGGATCCCTTGAATCTTATGTCGTCTTCTCCAACGCCACCACATTATTTTCTTCACACTGGGAACGGTATTGGCAGCAACAATGAGATCAATTCACCTGGCAGCAATTCACATGTCGGTTTGGGTGACATACATCTCACCACAGTTTATTCTTCATTCATGGAACTGGATACACCAATGCCATCGTATCTTAATGCCTCTGGAACCAAGCATGTTGCAATAGCTTAA